In Plodia interpunctella isolate USDA-ARS_2022_Savannah chromosome 4, ilPloInte3.2, whole genome shotgun sequence, the sequence attcaaagtcaaagcatttatttattcagaaattagacgttCAAAGGCTGAAATATACTATgacgaaattaatttaaatagcaTATAGTTAAATCCACATTAAGTTTTAACCCAAAATTGCACGTTTGtaatttcagatatttttttatagttttgatAGAACAAATTTATCTTTGACTTTGAAAACAAAGTTAAACAATAAATCAGACTTAAAATTGTTTGTGCTGCGGCCCAAGAGAAACTACGTCAGGACCATCaccagccctccgtgacccactgctgggtattAGGCCTAATTCCGTCTACGCCAGCCATCTCTGCCCTGGGCCAATTTCAAGACACAACAAGTTTGTACTATGACCTTTTGAATAAAGGTAAAACACTACAGAACTAGTTTGtctgtttaaaataactttgttGCATCAAAGAAAATGTACagaagttatataaaaaacctaaTGACAATGATCATTGTACTCAAAGATAAGTAAGTGTTTCTAATCTTACATTTCATCTTGTGGTAGATTCAGCGTAATGCTTCCCTTCACTTCGTCCCCAAACTGAAGGTAACCAAAGAAGCCAACCAATCCGTACAATAATACTACTATAGTCATGGAAGTATTGAGGACCCCGGGACAGCCGAGGAATTTCTGTGGGTGAGCCATCTCGTTCTCAACTGGCATTACCACGCCTATGCCTTCGATGGCGAAGATCACCGTGCTGAAAATGGCACATTATTACCTAATTAAGTCTGGGCTGTATTATGTAATACTAGTCTGGTAATTATCTGACTCATAGCACCTAATACAGTCCATTCTTTTTTAGGCTTAGATAAGACTTAAACTGACTCAGActgttttaaatatgaaatgttgtggataaaagaaacaataatatttgtttttgtcgaCACGTCCTACATCGTTATTTTcgtactattataaaaatggcCCCAGTTTACCGACAAATTATGTCATTCTATTGTACTCAATGTAAATGCGATATTTTGAGTAAAAAAACGAACAAATCATAaacattatgaaatattaatgaaatacattttgacgacctcagtggcgcagtggtaaagtgcttgcctctgaaccgaaaggtcccgggttcgatccccggtcgggtcatgatggaaaatgatctttttctgattggcccgggtcttggatgtttatctatatatgtatatattataaaatatagtatcgttgagttagtatcccataacacaagtctagaacttactttggggctagctcaatctgtgtaatttgtcctaatatatttatttatttattatttattactcgTATGAATGTGTGTCTAAATACGAAATCGCAGACTTACATAACTTTGTACCTTATTCTTAGTAATATTCGGATGctaataaatacgaaaaatcCTTAAATCATTCtatcgaaataataaatcctTACGGATTAAGGATATCacttctcatctgagcattttctcAGTTTCTTCTACAGCTattgagcatcggagcctAGTCGGAGCCCAGTCGGAGCCCACTCGGAGCCCAGTCGGAGCCCAGTCGGAGCCCAGTCGGAGCCCAGTCGGAGCCCAGTCGGAGCCCAGTCGGAGCCCAGTCGGAGCCCAGTCGGAGCCCAGTCGGAGCCCAGTCGGAGCCCAGTCGGAGCCCAGTCGGAGCCCAGTCGGAGCCCAGTCGGAGCCCAGTCGGAGCCCAGTCGGAGCCCAGTCGGAGCCCAGTCGGAGCCCAGTCGGAGCCCAGTCGGAGCCCAGTCGGAGCCCAGTCGGAGCCCAGTCGGAGCTCAGTCCGAGCCCAGTCGGAGCCCAGTGGGAGGTCAAGTCCGGTCTTTAcgtaaaaatatctatatgtcCCAGGTTATGAAATCATACCTGAAGAACAACGGCCACTTGGTGATATCCACCAccatctctctctcactcgGCGACGGCAGATCAGAGAACACGTAATAGAAAGTGATGCCAAACACTACCAAAATTAGGGCATTGGCTATCAGTGAGAAAGGGACCAGGTACTTCAGGTTGCGCACTTGGCAGATGAGGGCCAGTGGAACAAGCGTCAGCGCGCAGCAGGCTTGCACTGAGATCTCGTACTCGGGAATATATGCCATGAAcacctggaaaaataaataaacattattaccCTATTATTGAGCATTTGCAATTatcccttttttattataaatttttacaattgttGAGTATATCATTAGTTTGAGaaattttctaattaataatgcatatgtttatttgcaataaactTGAAAAAGAGATGGCCTGCGCGTGATGCCTTTTGATTTAAACCAGGCATTATAATAAAGCACCCTAcaatcatatttatatgttttccaAGCTGTTGTTTCTACAATATGTGTATTAAATCTCACAAGGCTAAACAATGTTCATAATTTGTCACACTTTCTCAGATACGCCACTTCGTTTTTCTGGGGCAAAAAGTGTTACATTGAATTacattgaaaacatttttaggcAGTGTTTATCTGTCTAACTAAAGAGTAGTTCGCATGTGATAAGCAAAAATCTAGACAGTCACTGATTGACTGAGTTCAAATATTTCTAGCACATTTGTAAATGCGAAACGGGTTTTCTGGCAAGTTGTTTCCACGAATTGCGAAAACTATATTGTATCGACAATATAGTTTACTACTAATACTTTTCAGGAAAGTGAACACAATGTTAGTTATCAAAACACGAAACttttacagtaaaaaaaaacataggggatttttttacgaaatataaaaaaaaaacaaaatttttaaaatttattttacaaaatgatatTAGTATGTCAGCTTTGAAACATAATCTTCTATTTCTTGATACCTAAAAAATTTGATGTTAAttgcattattttctttaatttatgtgAGTCTTTGCCAGCGCTTTTGTCTGCATGAATTTAATCTCATTCCTttctcaaaaatttattagtgtgtaaatttatttgtgtgtgtgtgtgtatgtgtgtatatatatggatatggataatatgttgttttttttttataaatatgttttttttttaaatactgcaCTAACTCTATAAGACAAAAAGGTTACCTCTTCTAGAGATGAGCCGATgaatacaatataaacaattaacaCGCTTATATAAGTCAGCAACGTTGAATAGTCGACAAAGTTTCTGTGAAAAAACAATCAATATCttattaaatctatactaatattatagagagaaaagatttggatttttgtttcttttttttttctttgtaatgaCTCGAGTCGATTCGACCACATTGCACCCTTGTGACGCAATGACAACCGCACCGAAATATGATTGGTTTGTTGTGATCACTACACACTAAGCCctctgatcgaaaattcgtaagggtcaaaaatgcatatttaattttaagttttcacttctgccggtaCTCCCGGGGCGCAACAACCCGTTTtttgcgtcgtcgcaacggtcGCACGACTGAGAAATGTGACATGGCTTTTAGTCTGCGGCTTTAATGTTTAAACagtgtaaaaataagttaaaagcaTACTTACTTGACAAATCCTCCCCAAGACTGCAGCTTTTTGGGCCCGTGAGTAAAAGCTGCGCCGCAAGTCTCCGCAAAACTCATAGAGGGCTTTTTGGCGTCAACACAAACGTCTTGTGATGTTTTTACCTGGAAGTTTGAAAatcattagattttttttagaaataatttgatCGAAATAATTTGCTTTGTGTTGCGTTGACGCAACGTACCGCGACGGAGCAATGATGTCGCTcatttatccatactaatattataaatgagaaagtctgtctatcttgtccgctttcacgactaaatcgctagaccgattttgattaaatttagtatGTACATTATCAAAGACCCCTGTTCAAACATtaggtaacattttttttatacaaccaTAAAATTACTCTAATGGAAGGTGACAGTTTGTTTGACATGCCTGTTCTGCTTTTGCAGAGAAATTCCCGTAATTCCTACGGGAGTAAAACTCCGGAGTGCAGCTAGTCTCTCTCTTTTATCTCAGCATTTTCCCGACTCAAACGCAGTGAGGGAAACTACATTAAAATGCAAGATTGCTATagcctatattttatctcaaaattcccacggcagcgaagccccgggcaacatatagTGTGGAACAAACGGGTATAATTCCTGCGGGAGCAAAGCTTTTGTATCATTTTGCAAGGCTTACCAACAAATGCACCGTATGGGTACAGATCAAGCCGGCGATGACCGTGCAAAAGGAGCCGGCCAGTAGACCACAGTTCTTGTACGCAGCCGCCATGGCCAGCAGACCAGTGCCCAGGCATGCCTTCAACAGGTGCACAATTGAACCAATAGTTCTGGAATAGAATATGTTTATTAACATCATATGCAAAGGTGGTTAAGACAGTCTACCTGTGAAATATAAAAGCACCAATTTAATTGGTTTATTCGCTTGTTCTTTGCCGATTTATTCCTTCTTTGtgtctatatgtatgtatctatttgTACTCTATTCAACATGGactaataaaaaaggtaaacaaagaaaaacaagaaataaacaaactaaatTAAGTAAGCGACACGACtccataaaacaacaacaacaacaactaaaaatgtaacattaataaaaaataagaacaaaattaacaaaggaatattattattgtttaccttttgtcgCAGTCCAAGATGTATAAAGTATAGTTACTGCGTAGACACATTGATGTAACTACctatttggatattttttgtttcaattaataacagtattcaatttaaagtgtgtgtatttttgatgtcaataaataaataatctttctaTCAAGTTACAATCCTATACGTTCGATGtgataccaatctgattcttATATGTGAATAGTTTTGTTAGACCAGTCATGCTATTTGTTAGAGAAATCAGTTGTTTCAGAATATcagttttttttcaattcaaccaaacttctttctttctttccaaATAGCAGGCGTACATGCTAAACAGTTCAAGTAccgtgtttataattttacaatccTAGCACTTTCTTCACAACATTACTATTATTTgtaagaataattaaattatatttataactatcaCCTTTGTTTGACACAGAGTAGAAACGTGCTAGTTCacacgttttattttaaataggtacagcAATTTACAACTACTTACGTATATTATTCTGAGATAACGACTTTGTATTTGAGACGTTAACACAGGagtaatttacttaaataggttctctttttttatgcatacaattttatgtcataatttaacatggcataattttacttatcataaaacaattattataattacgcacaatattaatttggcataatattttagacacaatttttttacgcatacctaccataagcataacaatttttaagcataatattctaaagcatattggcggGTTATGGGTGCCGCACCCtaacctactgctacactatgcaaatcaaaattatggtaaaatacatttagcctaaactataatgatgcttattgaaaaggtatgccaaaaaacaagtatgtcaaaatattattatgtcaaaaaaatatatgttaactcgttatgctaaattaaattaggataaaaaaggAATCCCACTTAAATAACATTCCTTTTTCCTACAtatttaaagagaaataatacaatttccgAATGACATaatagcaaaatatatatttaaattttattaggtGTCTTCATATTTTAGGACTGGATTAGGATTTTAGACTAGCTCTGCTCTTACTAGgaagtttgaaaaaaataatgcttttccatatttttaaaatgagaaaTCTACAAAAGCGATACAAGACGAACCAGTCTTATAGAAGTGGATTTAATagcaattacaataaatttggtGCTATATGCATAACTtgtaagatatatatatatatatatatatatatatatatatatatatatatatatatatatatattgcaccGACCGACGTCTTCATTGGAAGTTCAAAAACCCATAATAGAAATTACCAAGCTAGCCGCATGTCATATCTGTGAGTCTTgcatgtaaattaatatatcacGTGCAATATACTAAAGTTAGgtgcatattttattacaaattggaATTAGTTTTTGCACagatttaagtaatatttggCGAATATAGAAGTATCCTGCCATCTATATGTAAGACATAATTAATGTATGCGTTAAAGCGAAGTATGATTAAAATTCTAACGTAAATTAGTCTCGACAATGACCTAAGGACAAAAGTTTCTCATATCAGCAGCTGTTctgctttatttatatgtacaatatatattttactagctgcgtcccggggcttcgcgcttcgatcccgtgggaatttcgggataaaaagtacgctGTGTGTTATCTAAGTacctaagaaataaataatgtagttaTCGATATATTTAACAAGTTGAATGGAATGAACGgatcaataaaattacttgaTTTTGTCAGTTCTATTTGCGGTAAACTCTCATTAGCCAAAGTTTTGCAATATGTTGTGTTTACTAGACAATATTAAAGTTCAGTTGAGTTGTGATTGCGATTATGATTTCTCTACGTCGATTTACGATACATTGCAATGATGAATGGATTTTGTTCTGTTTGTTGTTTCTgactataggtacctacaaaattttcttaatattgctctgtacatatattgttatatacaaTGTATATTCATAATATCCTTCCTTTTACAAACTCCTAATTGCATATTATTTTAGGTGgatgtacataaaataattacatacatattatttagtggaataggtacattattaaattttgatttactgTCTCgtttggctattacatagagttaatatgtgtagaatcgcaaattagattgtattttttttatatgaaaaaagaactacgaatcacgaaaagtcgtagaataaaagttgcttgttttgatgtatgcaagtagtctttaggaggttttgcctTTTGATACCTGTAACTCTGtattacgttttattttaagtgttaaataaattttaagaaaattataaggAGAAGCGTTGGtaatgtaatggttaagacgctcgcctgtggatcgaaaggtccaaggttcgaatcctactcgtgccacatgagtttgtatactaatctgattcatgtatagtagttttcatcgaccaccacttgcttccggtgaacgtcatgaggaaacctgcacactggttgattcttattaacttgtgtgtgaaatagagaaggcaatggcaaaccactccattaataatgccaagaaagttgttgtgtgtgtttcattccacgtaatgaccacaaccCTAAGCCATgcggaatacgactatgaagaacaATAAGGAGAAAACGGTTTTCatttagtattaatatattgttattcgACTTCCATTTGTAAATTCTCCCTCAGTCTGTCCCTCACCCCCAGGGTGTACCCCGGAGCAAAACAATCACTTGTTTGTACTGTGGGGAGAGTTTTcagataaaaagtttaaataaattaaatgactttaaaatgttaagaCATAATCAGCTAAGTACTGCTTAAATATTCCCATTTGACATTTTTGGCACAAAACTGTGCTAGAATATTTGTAGACTTAAATACCATTAGCTCAATATACCACTAGCTTTTGCGCGCGGTAgggatttatttgttttctatatGATTCTTGGTCCCGACTTACGATACGTCAACGTCAAGGACACAATAGCCTTGGTAGCTAATAAGCAACTTGCGTTATCTGTGCTTGGAAGTCGACGTCAATAGGTACGTACTTGAGTGAtttatatcatcctaagttaaataaataatacgaattttgaatttgatatcAAGCAGGCAGCCACTTGGAAAATCTAttccgaatcttcaaaattgtaaggttttatattattcttatagctacatatacttatatgaaCAAAGTgaaaaaacttacttaaaaAGCTAATTTACACATAAAGTTACTCACGAGTTGGGATGTTCGAGGGACCTATGTTCAAACGGGTTGTATGGCTTGTCGTTCTTTGATGTTATGCTGAGTGATGACTGGAAACCAGGATTGGTTGTCAGCTCAgctctgaaaaaaaaatattgtaccataatacatttgtaataacaatatagCGGCCtagtgcgagtcggactcgcccATGAAAGGTTCCGTAGCAGcaagtaacataacataaaagttcTTGTTGATCTGCGATATATTTGCGTTGTTTGAATGAAAGGTAAATTCCGGttcactattttaaaaaaaactacttacaaGATATCATTCAAACcaatttatcatatatttttttgagttttatcattctcttattttagaagttacatttatttggGGACGTTTTACCACTTTGGCAGTGTCTCTCGCGCAAACTATTCAGTTTAGAAGAAAATGATATTAGAAAtctcaatatcatttttgaagacTTATGCCTATCCCCACATACATAACACGTATGTGTTATGTATGTGGGGATCcccaaaatatattgtttttttttcaatgtatttgttttattgtatttgtgtaaaatcttaatgtGTATCACAGAATACAATCTACTTAGTCTCTAGTTTCGGAAAAAATTGGCTGTGACATACgaacggacggacagacatgacgaatctataaggtttccgtttttgccatttggctacggaaccctaaaaagccAGAGTGTCCGGCCTGTGGCAAAGGTTTCCTAGCTATTACGAAACCCTAAACTAATCTATTGTCACTTTCGTCCATCAAGGTCTTATTAGATGCTATTGTGACCTTTCAACTGGAACGGTTTCTAACTGTGACTAAGCTACATTTGTAGCGAAGTTTATTGTTGACCACGGATGAATGGATCGATCAATAACTTTtgatgtacagtcgacagcacgaCAAACTACcctaattcattgcaaatttaccctattaccgcggcataaagATCTATGGAGGGTAACTTGACAAGTGGTAGACTAAGTACCAGCACAGTCATGATTCAAATTAGCTAGCAAACTGCCACAACTTCAGCGTCTCAATTCCACCGAAAAGCCAGCGGGATAGGACAGGCTCTAGgttctatctatctatcagaGACAAGCTTTGTCATTGGCAATGCCAATCGTCTCTTTGTGAAGCTGAAGTGGTTCTATTTATCATCATGTAATTTCTTTCTTGGTACATCATATGTTTCATTAAGAACATCGTTCTTGTTGGTGGAGTCCCTTCCGTCTCTTTCTATCTTCAGCCATTGTTACCTCCCTGTATCATTCTTGCATCCTCTATTTGGTCCATATAAACCCTTCTTGGCTATCATTTTTCTCTTTTCGCTTTTCTTTTGCCTTctagtaggtatttaataaGGTTATTATGTCGCAGGCCTAACATTTTTCCTCGCCTCAGCTctataacttttaatatattaggtacatacattgctaaataaatataataaatacggtttggataataatatgataCTATGTCAaaacacttcaaaaataacacGACCGACCCACCATGACATCGAGCCTTCACTTGTGTATAGGGAAATTTCCGCAGCCTTCACCTCATCATATTTTCAGCTTTGTGAATATACTATACAAAAACTCGTGGGATCACACGACATCAGTTTATAACAGTTTCTATGGAATATCGGCATCCTTTTCAGATTATAGTGACACGgtgtcataataatattgtcattGTCCGATTTACATTATTCcatatgcaaaatttctgTTCACAGATAAAAGGGGATTTCCgattaaattttcaagatttcaTTAGATATGCACAAACTAAAGGACATCACATAAAATCACTCAATTTGACGCTTCTAAGATCatagatttttgtaaataagtttttgtatgTCAAGTTCGTGTAGTAAACCGTATATGAGTTCTCTCGTTGGAGCCGATCCAGGGCGTACCATCAGGTCGTGTataccataataatatatgtattatatgaaACTTGAGCGAGACGTGGAAATTTTGAACTCGTAGGTGGAACtaaacttgcaagatttgattacagacagacaaagaCACGGAATACGTGGAACTaactaataacaaatattaacgTTTGGTAATATAATGGTGGAAAACATATTGGATGTATAGACACAAATAgatttaaacatattaaaaccTGGAACAATTGGGAATTTTGAGTTTTGAGTTTTATGCGATTAGTACATAGGTACtgcatttaatattaacataaaacCCTGAACATATATGCACACGTTTaagtcattaattttaataggtatctataaaatgcaataaaatacatatactacCATTCctagttttgtaaattatttagatttctaTGTTTCGTGCAAAATGATcgaagataaaataatatcatttaggCTATTTCCGAATGAAACACAACACCTTTTGAACCGAAGGAgttctattaaatttattaaggttcGGTTGCATCAgacaattttgacgttaattttaacctgcgcaggaTAACGGaaaatacgccattttatgTAAACGACGGCGGTACGCAGATAAAAGTTAAAGTAGAATTTGAGTGGTCCAACTCACGTTTAGAGAATTTCATTATCAGTTTGATAAATTTCAGTGGGTGTTTCGTAATATACGACAAAAATAGACgagaaatttaaatacaaaataaattattaaatacaattattaaaataaataccaatatataaatcaaataaatttaaccagTCTTGCAGAAAAGGCGGTATGTATTGAGATTTCACttcgattttttttcgaaGGGAAATTCACATCTAGTCATTataatcttcttgaaacttTGCATTCATATCTTTAGACAGGGATACACGGAAGGTAGGAATTgtatggtatatttttatttacaataaattttgatgaaatttggcacagaggcGAAACCtttaggagtaacataggctatttttttgacgacctcggtggcgaagtggtaaagttcttgcctctgaactgagaggtcccgggttcgatccccggtcgggtcatgatggaaaatgatctttttctgattggcccgggtcttggatgtttatctaaatatgtatttgttataaaatataatatcgttgagttagtatcccataactagcacaatctgtgtgatttgtcctaatatttatttatttatttttaatcgagAGAACGGACCGctatagtttgaaataaaaagttaaacacTTACGTTGAATCAAAATTGTCtttcttcattttattatcctttgacatcattaatttatctgtaacaaaaaaaaacagaaaatccTTATTATCCAAATGACATAACAGTTatggaacaaaataaattaatatttacaagctAGTACGAGTGCTAATGCATAAAATAACTGTTCTGAATACATAATTAACGAGAatccaattaattaaatattaatctgTTGTAACATCTTTTAGATGTGAATATTGAATCTTTTACATATcaacacatataataaaatagtagaaaaaaaaatctgtacatttattaaatttacatttgaaaaaattaggcgatagagtcatagtAACAGACTAAgaagtttgtctgtctgtttgtacacgctaatcttcggaactactggacgtatttgtataaaactttttcGTTACATAGCTATTAAGagaatgattttgaaaactggatcACCTGATGGAGAGCAATGATGGTCCAGCTTAACTATAGGAAGtctagaaatgacgcctttacaaaagttgttcagcctgatgagcatcttctgtacGTATATatacgctttgtctgtacaattaaatttctctaataattttgactccttgcCAAAAATTATTCGGCCACGCGAATGAAGTctcgggcatcagctagtacttaataaacataatatgattttactttccacattgaataaaatacgtatatctgaaggcctaccacgaaacatacatacacgtaACACGTTCCTAACGCCCACAtactgtctctttttcccatatcgtgtacgatCTTACCCATTTTAAACTTGCGCGTTCCATTATTAATTGCTTAATACAGGTATATTTAGTAGTTTTGTCGTATCGTTATAACACGACCGGAAACGACCGAAGTATAAAAGGTATGTGcacgtttaatacctgttttaGGCAATTAACAAAAGAACGTGTGAACGcaaaagacaaagattatatgcaaaaaacatgagtttaattataatacggtgttaaaagaaaacctAATCCTACTTATATGTTTCATCGGCCATataatgcaaatttaaatggcgagcatgctatcatctcATAAAAcagaaactaataaataaaataacaatacagatcaatac encodes:
- the LOC128669637 gene encoding proton-coupled amino acid transporter-like protein CG1139, whose translation is MMSKDNKMKKDNFDSTAELTTNPGFQSSLSITSKNDKPYNPFEHRSLEHPNSTIGSIVHLLKACLGTGLLAMAAAYKNCGLLAGSFCTVIAGLICTHTVHLLVKTSQDVCVDAKKPSMSFAETCGAAFTHGPKKLQSWGGFVKNFVDYSTLLTYISVLIVYIVFIGSSLEEVFMAYIPEYEISVQACCALTLVPLALICQVRNLKYLVPFSLIANALILVVFGITFYYVFSDLPSPSEREMVVDITKWPLFFSTVIFAIEGIGVVMPVENEMAHPQKFLGCPGVLNTSMTIVVLLYGLVGFFGYLQFGDEVKGSITLNLPQDEILAQTAKLLMALVILFSYALQFYVPMEIITRLLLNRLSNRLNNLIQIIIRIFIVISTVAVAAAFPNLELVISFVGAIFFSTLGILIPAVVHTVYNWDRGLGKFNYILYKNILLGCVSIFALASGAYVSALQMAEELNGNGIEESTGNLTLTDNS